Proteins encoded together in one Synechococcus sp. A15-62 window:
- the ppk1 gene encoding polyphosphate kinase 1 — MCAAALAPEHYINRELSWIAFNERVLAQALDPRTPLLDQAKFSAIFSNNLDEFFMVRVASLKSQVEAGVSKPSEDGKSPLEQLLTIRERLIPLLREQQMHYRQHLRPKLLEHKVELLDYKQLNDDQRQWVDDTFQTSVFPVLTPLAVDPAHPFPFVSNLSLNVAAVVVDPETGQRQFARVKVPQKNLPRFIAIPSNLSGQEQKPVHTAIALEQVIAFNLKELFPGMTIEGHYFFRVTRDADLELRDLEADDLMLALEQGLRKRRMGGEVVRLEVPNEMPQDVVEMLMTGLSVEEEDVYVIDGPLGLDDLLSLTSLPLPKLKGQSHGGQTPAVLARSQQHLLDEGAIKPDEFKSIFSVIRRQDILLHHPYDLFSTTVEEFINQAADDPQVMGIKMTLYRTSKDSPIIAALIRAAENGKQVMALVELKARFDEDNNIQWARHLEQSGVHVVYGVLGLKTHTKIVLVVRKEKDKLQSYVHIGTGNYNSKTSKLYTDLGLLTANQELGQDLVELFNYLTGFSKQQTFRRLLVAPVTLRKGMELLIRREIEHAQQGREAGIRAKMNSLVDPTIIALLYEASQAGVTIELIIRGMCSLYPGCEGLSENIRVISIIGPFLEHSRIFSFANGGSPEVYIGSADWMSRNLDRRIEAVTPIEDPEHRQKLERLLQLYLNDNQAAWDMQSDGTFVQRKPENDTSERNSQIQLIKQWSNGIQSL, encoded by the coding sequence ATGTGCGCAGCAGCCTTAGCTCCGGAGCACTACATCAACCGGGAGCTGAGCTGGATCGCCTTCAACGAGAGGGTGCTGGCCCAGGCCCTGGATCCACGCACACCTCTGCTCGATCAAGCCAAGTTCAGCGCCATCTTCAGCAACAACCTCGACGAATTCTTCATGGTTCGCGTGGCGTCACTGAAGTCTCAGGTGGAGGCGGGCGTCAGCAAGCCCAGTGAGGACGGAAAGTCACCCCTGGAGCAACTGCTGACGATCCGAGAACGGCTGATTCCCCTGCTGCGAGAGCAACAGATGCATTACCGCCAGCACCTGAGGCCGAAGCTGCTGGAACACAAGGTTGAGCTGCTCGATTACAAACAGCTGAACGACGACCAACGCCAGTGGGTTGACGACACCTTCCAGACCTCGGTATTTCCGGTGCTCACCCCCCTGGCGGTAGACCCGGCCCATCCGTTTCCCTTCGTCAGCAACCTGAGCCTCAATGTTGCGGCCGTGGTTGTTGATCCGGAAACAGGGCAACGGCAATTTGCCCGGGTCAAAGTTCCCCAGAAAAATCTGCCTCGCTTCATCGCCATCCCCTCGAATCTGAGCGGCCAGGAGCAGAAACCCGTTCACACCGCCATCGCCCTCGAGCAGGTGATCGCCTTCAACCTGAAGGAGCTGTTCCCTGGCATGACGATCGAGGGGCACTACTTCTTCCGCGTGACGCGGGATGCGGATCTGGAGCTGAGGGATCTGGAAGCCGATGACCTGATGCTGGCCCTGGAACAGGGACTGCGAAAGCGACGCATGGGCGGTGAGGTGGTGCGCCTCGAGGTGCCTAACGAGATGCCTCAGGACGTGGTGGAAATGCTGATGACAGGACTCAGCGTTGAAGAGGAAGACGTGTATGTGATCGATGGCCCCCTGGGCTTGGACGACCTGCTCAGCCTGACTTCACTACCGCTGCCGAAACTCAAGGGCCAAAGCCACGGAGGCCAGACACCAGCAGTGCTTGCCCGCAGTCAGCAGCACCTGCTGGACGAGGGAGCGATCAAGCCGGATGAGTTCAAATCGATCTTCTCAGTGATTCGCCGTCAGGACATTCTTCTGCACCATCCCTATGACCTCTTCTCGACAACTGTCGAAGAGTTCATCAACCAGGCGGCAGACGATCCCCAGGTGATGGGCATCAAGATGACGCTCTACCGCACCTCCAAAGACTCGCCGATCATTGCTGCACTGATCCGTGCCGCCGAAAACGGCAAGCAGGTGATGGCATTGGTGGAATTGAAAGCACGATTTGACGAAGACAACAACATCCAATGGGCCCGGCATCTGGAGCAGTCCGGAGTTCATGTGGTCTACGGGGTGCTGGGGCTGAAAACCCACACCAAGATTGTTCTGGTGGTGCGCAAGGAGAAGGACAAGCTTCAGAGCTATGTGCACATCGGCACGGGCAACTACAACTCGAAAACCTCCAAGCTCTACACCGACTTGGGCCTTCTCACCGCCAACCAGGAACTGGGTCAAGACCTGGTGGAACTGTTCAATTACCTCACCGGTTTTTCCAAGCAGCAAACTTTTCGTCGCCTGCTCGTGGCCCCCGTCACCCTGCGGAAAGGGATGGAGCTGTTAATCCGCCGCGAAATTGAACATGCCCAGCAGGGCCGAGAGGCCGGGATCCGAGCCAAGATGAATTCCCTGGTGGATCCAACGATCATTGCGCTTCTTTATGAAGCCTCCCAAGCCGGAGTGACAATCGAACTGATCATTCGCGGCATGTGCAGCCTCTATCCCGGTTGTGAAGGACTGAGTGAAAACATTCGGGTGATCAGCATCATCGGCCCCTTCCTGGAACACTCGAGAATCTTTTCGTTCGCCAACGGCGGCTCACCGGAGGTGTACATCGGCAGTGCCGACTGGATGAGCCGCAACCTCGACCGCCGCATTGAAGCGGTCACACCGATCGAAGACCCCGAGCATCGCCAGAAACTGGAACGCCTGCTGCAGCTGTACTTGAATGACAACCAGGCTGCCTGGGACATGCAGAGCGATGGCACATTTGTGCAGCGCAAACCTGAAAACGACACCTCGGAACGCAATTCCCAGATTCAATTGATCAAGCAATGGAGCAACGGCATCCAATCCTTGTGA
- a CDS encoding RpoD/SigA family RNA polymerase sigma factor, with the protein MGIPLESSGTTKQSSRKEPALPSTGRRLSTRQGGRLATDSIGFYLSSIGRIPLLTAAEEIELAHHVQAMKQLQELPEEELTSRHRHKIRMGKRARDRMMAANLRLVVSVAKKYQNQGLELLDLVQEGAIGLERAVDKFDPAMGYKFSTYAYWWIRQGMTRAIDNSARTIRLPIHISEKLSKMRRISRELSHRFGRQPNRLELASAMGIEPRELEDLISQSAPCASLDAHARGEEDRSTLGELIPDPNGEEPMEGMDRSIQKEHLGGWLSQLNEREQKILKLRFGLGGEEPLTLAEIGRQINVSRERVRQLEAKAILKLRAMTNHQQAA; encoded by the coding sequence ATGGGGATCCCTCTGGAATCTTCCGGCACGACAAAACAGTCGTCCCGGAAAGAACCTGCGTTGCCGTCCACCGGACGTCGACTATCAACTCGACAAGGAGGGCGGCTTGCCACCGACTCCATTGGTTTTTATCTGAGCAGCATCGGACGCATTCCTTTGCTGACGGCAGCTGAAGAGATCGAACTTGCACACCATGTGCAAGCGATGAAGCAACTTCAGGAGTTACCGGAAGAGGAGCTGACCTCCCGGCATCGCCACAAGATCCGCATGGGCAAACGGGCCCGCGACAGGATGATGGCCGCCAACCTCCGCCTCGTGGTGAGCGTGGCGAAGAAGTACCAGAACCAGGGCCTGGAGCTGCTCGATCTGGTTCAGGAAGGAGCCATCGGCCTCGAGCGAGCAGTCGACAAGTTTGACCCCGCCATGGGCTACAAATTTTCCACCTATGCCTATTGGTGGATTCGCCAAGGCATGACGCGGGCCATCGACAACAGCGCCCGCACCATTCGCCTGCCAATCCACATCAGCGAAAAGCTCTCCAAGATGCGTCGCATCTCCCGGGAGCTGTCCCACCGTTTCGGTCGTCAACCGAATCGGCTGGAACTGGCGAGCGCCATGGGCATCGAGCCCCGGGAACTGGAGGATCTGATCTCCCAGAGCGCACCCTGCGCATCACTGGATGCCCATGCCCGTGGCGAAGAAGATCGCAGCACCCTGGGCGAATTGATCCCTGATCCCAACGGTGAAGAACCGATGGAAGGGATGGATCGCAGCATCCAGAAGGAACACCTGGGCGGCTGGCTGTCGCAGTTGAACGAACGCGAGCAGAAGATTCTGAAGTTGCGGTTCGGTCTCGGCGGTGAAGAGCCTTTGACCCTTGCGGAGATCGGCCGTCAGATCAATGTGTCCCGTGAGCGCGTTCGACAGCTCGAGGCCAAAGCAATTCTCAAACTGCGCGCCATGACCAACCACCAACAAGCCGCCTAA
- a CDS encoding diacylglycerol/polyprenol kinase family protein — protein MLSFTGPIAILIWMAMVTACAVLCRRLRPNQRELSRKIVHIGTGAVVPLAWFFQIPFVVALPVAAVITVVTALNHQWRFIPAVEDVDRNSYGTIAYGVAITTLLLLFWPGRADAVSAGVLVMALGDGLAGLIGRNVESSKWVLFGQTKSSVGTMTMAVVSGLVLIGLAQWSGADLSLPAALGMVAMATGLEQLSWGGLDNLSVPLSVGVLWSQLMV, from the coding sequence TTGCTCTCCTTCACCGGACCCATCGCCATCCTGATCTGGATGGCGATGGTGACAGCATGCGCCGTGTTGTGTCGTCGCCTTCGGCCGAACCAACGGGAACTGAGCCGAAAAATTGTGCACATCGGAACCGGAGCCGTGGTTCCTTTGGCCTGGTTCTTTCAAATTCCTTTTGTGGTTGCCCTGCCTGTCGCGGCGGTGATCACTGTTGTGACGGCGTTGAACCACCAATGGCGCTTCATCCCCGCCGTTGAGGATGTCGATCGCAACAGCTACGGCACCATCGCCTACGGCGTCGCGATCACAACACTGCTTTTGCTGTTCTGGCCAGGCCGAGCCGATGCGGTGTCCGCCGGGGTTCTGGTGATGGCCCTGGGGGATGGCCTTGCAGGGTTGATCGGCCGCAACGTCGAGTCCTCGAAGTGGGTTCTGTTTGGTCAGACCAAATCAAGCGTCGGCACGATGACCATGGCGGTTGTCTCAGGCCTGGTGCTGATCGGCCTGGCGCAATGGTCGGGGGCTGACCTTTCCCTGCCGGCAGCCCTTGGCATGGTGGCCATGGCAACCGGGCTGGAACAGCTCAGCTGGGGCGGTCTCGACAACCTCAGCGTTCCCCTCAGCGTTGGGGTGCTGTGGAGTCAACTGATGGTCTGA
- a CDS encoding 3-deoxy-7-phosphoheptulonate synthase has translation MATTSDLHVVETRPLVAPAVLHQELPMDVAALETVASARRRIQDILSGRDQRLLVVVGPCSVHDVKAAREYAQRLAPIRERLKDQLEVVMRVYFEKPRTTVGWKGLINDPHLDNSYDINTGLRRARGLLLDLAREGMPAATELLDPVVPQYIADLISWTAIGARTTESQTHREMASGLSMPIGYKNSTNGSATIAINAMQAAGKPHHFLGINRDGHASIVSTTGNPYGHLVLRGGSQGSNYHLEAVQEAAAELSQAGLQDRLMVDCSHANSNKDFRRQAEVLASVAEQLRGGSNHVMGVMIESHLVEGNQKLTADLTQLTYGQSITDACISLETTEALLDDLAKAVPTRKQTVTA, from the coding sequence ATGGCCACCACCTCCGATTTGCATGTGGTGGAGACACGTCCCCTGGTGGCCCCTGCTGTGTTGCATCAGGAGCTGCCCATGGACGTGGCGGCACTCGAGACCGTGGCGTCTGCCCGCCGGCGCATTCAAGACATCCTCAGTGGCCGTGATCAGCGTCTGCTGGTGGTGGTGGGTCCCTGCTCTGTTCACGACGTCAAAGCTGCCCGGGAGTATGCCCAGCGCCTGGCTCCGATCCGCGAGCGCTTGAAGGATCAGCTTGAGGTGGTGATGCGGGTGTATTTCGAGAAGCCGCGCACCACGGTTGGTTGGAAGGGACTGATCAACGACCCCCATCTCGATAACTCCTACGACATCAACACCGGTCTGCGGCGGGCCCGGGGACTGCTGTTGGATCTCGCCCGGGAGGGGATGCCTGCTGCAACGGAACTGCTCGATCCCGTTGTTCCGCAGTACATCGCTGATTTGATCAGCTGGACTGCGATCGGCGCCAGGACGACGGAAAGTCAGACCCACCGCGAAATGGCCTCAGGGCTGTCGATGCCGATCGGCTACAAGAACAGCACCAACGGCAGCGCCACCATCGCGATCAATGCCATGCAGGCAGCGGGGAAGCCGCATCACTTCCTCGGAATCAATCGCGATGGGCATGCTTCGATCGTCAGCACCACGGGCAACCCCTATGGCCACCTCGTGCTGCGGGGCGGCAGCCAGGGCAGCAATTACCACCTGGAGGCTGTGCAGGAGGCCGCAGCCGAGTTGAGCCAGGCTGGTCTGCAGGATCGACTGATGGTGGATTGCAGCCATGCCAACAGCAACAAAGATTTCCGTCGACAGGCGGAGGTGCTGGCCAGCGTTGCCGAGCAGTTGCGGGGGGGCTCCAACCACGTGATGGGCGTGATGATCGAGAGCCATCTGGTGGAAGGCAACCAGAAACTGACTGCCGACCTGACGCAGCTGACCTATGGCCAGAGCATCACGGATGCCTGCATCAGCCTTGAGACCACTGAAGCCTTGTTGGATGACTTGGCTAAGGCCGTTCCCACTCGCAAACAGACCGTCACCGCCTGA
- the acnB gene encoding bifunctional aconitate hydratase 2/2-methylisocitrate dehydratase, with product MLSAYRELAAAREAQGVPALPLNAEQTQGLTELLQNPPAGEEEFLLHLLSERIPPGVDEAAYVKATWLSAVAQGDAKSPLVSPLDATRLLGTMVGGYNVAALIELLKHSDAALAGCAAEGLSRTLLVYDAFNEVMDLAADNRFAKQVVDSWAAAEWFTAKPELADSITVTVFKVEGETNTDDLSPATHATTRPDIPVHALAMLETRDPEGLKTIASLKEKGHPVAYVGDVVGTGSSRKSAINSVLWHTGNDIPHVPNKRAGGVILGGKIAPIFFNTAEDSGALPIECDVTDLNTGDVITIRPHAGTIERDGKVVSRFELKPSTISDEVRAGGRIPLMIGRALTDKVRAKLGLTPSDLFIRPSAPADTGKGFTLAQKMVGKACGLAGVRPGTSCEPLMTTVGSQDTTGPMTRDEMKELACLGFSSDLVMQSFCHTAAYPKPVDLQTQNELPDFFAQRGGVALRPGDGIIHSWLNRMLLPDTVGTGGDSHTRFPLGISFPGGSGVVAFAAAIGAMPLDMPESVLVRFSGSLQPGVTLRDVVNAIPWVAIQRGLLTVEKANKKNLFNGRIMEIEGLPDLKLEQAFELTDASAERSCAGCTIKLSEDTVSEYLRSNVALLKNMIARGYSDARTLARRIKEMEAWLANPQLMSADADAEYAEVLEINLDELTEPVVACPNDPDNVKLLSEVAGDPVQEVFIGSCMTNIGHYRAAAKVLEGAGQNTARLWVCPPTRMDEETLKEEGYYATFEAAGSRMEMPGCSLCMGNQARVEDNTTVFSTSTRNFNNRLGKGAQVYLGSAELAAVCAQLGRIPTPEEYRSIAAEKIDPLSDELYRYLNFDQISGFEDQGRVVSADDEATVLAQA from the coding sequence ATGCTGAGCGCTTACCGCGAGCTGGCCGCCGCCCGGGAAGCCCAGGGCGTTCCCGCTCTTCCGCTCAACGCCGAGCAGACCCAGGGACTGACCGAGCTGCTGCAGAACCCTCCCGCCGGCGAGGAGGAATTCCTGCTGCACCTGCTCAGCGAGCGGATCCCCCCGGGTGTGGATGAAGCGGCTTATGTGAAGGCCACCTGGCTCAGTGCCGTGGCTCAGGGAGACGCCAAGAGCCCCCTGGTGTCACCACTGGACGCCACCCGCCTGCTGGGAACGATGGTGGGGGGATACAACGTCGCCGCTCTGATCGAGCTGCTGAAGCACTCCGACGCTGCGCTGGCGGGCTGTGCTGCTGAGGGACTCAGCCGAACGCTGCTCGTCTACGACGCCTTCAACGAGGTGATGGATCTGGCGGCGGACAACCGCTTCGCCAAGCAGGTTGTGGACAGCTGGGCCGCAGCCGAGTGGTTCACCGCCAAGCCCGAACTGGCCGACAGCATCACCGTGACGGTGTTCAAGGTTGAAGGCGAAACCAACACGGACGATCTGTCGCCGGCCACCCATGCCACCACCCGGCCGGACATCCCCGTCCATGCCCTGGCGATGCTCGAGACCCGGGATCCAGAGGGCCTGAAGACCATCGCAAGCCTTAAAGAAAAGGGCCATCCCGTGGCCTACGTCGGTGATGTGGTGGGAACCGGCAGCTCCCGCAAGAGCGCCATCAATTCGGTGCTCTGGCACACCGGCAATGACATTCCCCATGTGCCCAACAAACGGGCGGGCGGTGTGATCCTCGGCGGCAAGATCGCCCCGATCTTCTTCAACACCGCTGAGGACTCCGGTGCCCTGCCGATCGAATGCGATGTGACCGACCTGAACACCGGTGATGTGATCACCATTCGCCCCCACGCCGGCACGATCGAACGGGACGGCAAGGTCGTGAGTCGGTTCGAACTGAAGCCCAGCACGATCAGCGACGAGGTGCGGGCCGGCGGTCGCATCCCCCTGATGATCGGCCGCGCCCTCACCGACAAGGTGCGCGCCAAGCTTGGCCTCACCCCGTCGGATCTGTTCATCCGCCCCTCAGCCCCGGCAGACACCGGCAAGGGCTTCACCCTGGCGCAGAAGATGGTGGGCAAGGCCTGTGGTCTCGCGGGCGTCCGACCCGGCACCAGCTGCGAACCGCTGATGACCACCGTCGGCTCCCAGGACACCACCGGCCCGATGACGCGGGACGAAATGAAGGAACTGGCCTGCCTGGGCTTCTCCTCCGACCTGGTGATGCAGAGCTTCTGCCATACCGCCGCCTATCCGAAGCCGGTGGATCTGCAGACCCAGAACGAACTGCCCGACTTCTTCGCCCAGCGCGGTGGCGTGGCTCTTCGGCCCGGTGACGGCATCATCCACAGCTGGCTGAACCGGATGCTTCTGCCCGACACCGTCGGCACCGGCGGCGACAGCCACACCCGCTTCCCCCTCGGCATTTCCTTCCCAGGCGGATCTGGTGTGGTGGCCTTTGCTGCCGCCATCGGCGCCATGCCACTGGACATGCCTGAATCGGTGCTGGTGCGCTTCAGCGGATCCCTGCAACCGGGTGTCACGCTTCGGGACGTGGTGAACGCCATCCCCTGGGTGGCCATTCAGCGGGGACTGCTCACCGTTGAAAAGGCCAACAAGAAGAACTTGTTCAACGGCAGGATCATGGAAATCGAAGGTCTGCCCGACCTGAAGCTGGAACAGGCCTTCGAACTCACCGATGCCAGCGCCGAACGCTCCTGCGCCGGCTGCACGATCAAGCTCTCCGAAGACACGGTGAGCGAATACCTGCGCAGCAACGTGGCGCTGCTGAAAAACATGATCGCCCGCGGCTACAGCGATGCCCGCACCCTGGCCCGCCGGATCAAGGAGATGGAGGCCTGGCTGGCGAACCCGCAGCTGATGAGCGCTGACGCTGATGCTGAGTACGCAGAAGTGCTGGAGATCAACCTTGACGAGCTCACCGAACCGGTGGTGGCCTGCCCCAACGATCCCGACAACGTGAAATTGCTCAGCGAGGTGGCTGGTGACCCGGTGCAGGAGGTGTTCATCGGCTCCTGCATGACCAACATCGGCCATTACCGCGCCGCGGCCAAGGTGCTTGAAGGCGCCGGCCAGAACACAGCGCGCCTCTGGGTCTGCCCTCCAACACGGATGGACGAAGAGACGCTGAAAGAGGAGGGCTACTACGCCACCTTCGAGGCCGCTGGGTCCCGCATGGAGATGCCGGGTTGCTCCCTCTGCATGGGCAACCAGGCCCGGGTGGAGGACAACACCACCGTGTTCTCCACCAGCACCCGCAACTTCAACAACCGCCTGGGCAAGGGTGCTCAGGTGTATCTGGGCAGCGCCGAACTGGCCGCCGTCTGCGCCCAGCTGGGACGCATTCCCACCCCGGAGGAGTACCGCAGCATTGCGGCCGAGAAAATCGATCCCCTCTCCGATGAGCTCTACCGCTACCTGAACTTCGATCAGATCAGCGGCTTTGAAGACCAGGGGCGTGTGGTCAGTGCTGACGACGAAGCAACCGTTCTGGCGCAGGCCTGA
- a CDS encoding ClC family H(+)/Cl(-) exchange transporter, whose protein sequence is MPSLSEPKQRRHLLGSSRSIRRLLERRWLVVVLALALTGLGAAITGLLFTSGINLLRDWRLDLLDEFPAWVVLPALGAIGGMVSAWLITNLSPAAGGAGITHIMGFLRHRSVPMGLRVGLVKLVAGIIAIGSGFPLGPEGPAVQMGGSVAWQMSRWLRAPVAFRRVIVAAGGGAGIAAVFSAPIGGFIYAIEELLHSARPVVLLLVIITTFSADTLADVLGFLGLNPGGGGLNSTIGFQLEREYTPLVRFLPVDLLYLVGLGVVIGVLAELYTRYVLTMQRQGSRWFGDRLILRMTVSGLVLGCVYAALPDAFHNPSELKHLIGAGKADISLALASFVVLFFSTGLAAGSGAPGGLFMPMLTLGGAIGLAGGFGVEALTGHVPTTYVFAGMGAFVAGCSRTPISAMFLAFALTKDLLILKPILVACLTSFVIARLFHPHSIYERQMGMELDAEDRMAMKLNHYRRPFTPPTPPSGPTGDPS, encoded by the coding sequence GTGCCATCCCTGAGCGAACCCAAACAACGACGCCACCTCCTGGGCTCAAGCCGGAGCATCAGGAGGTTGTTGGAACGCCGCTGGCTGGTGGTGGTTCTGGCTCTGGCGCTCACGGGCCTTGGAGCTGCCATCACCGGCCTGCTGTTCACCAGCGGCATCAACCTGCTGCGGGATTGGCGGCTCGACCTGCTCGATGAATTTCCAGCCTGGGTGGTGCTCCCCGCCCTCGGCGCTATCGGCGGCATGGTTTCGGCCTGGTTGATCACCAACCTGTCTCCAGCCGCTGGCGGAGCCGGGATCACCCACATCATGGGCTTCCTGCGCCACCGGTCGGTTCCGATGGGGCTTCGGGTGGGCCTGGTGAAACTGGTGGCGGGAATCATTGCCATCGGCTCGGGCTTCCCCCTGGGCCCGGAAGGCCCCGCCGTTCAGATGGGCGGCTCCGTGGCCTGGCAGATGTCCCGCTGGCTGCGGGCACCGGTGGCCTTTCGCCGGGTGATTGTGGCCGCCGGTGGCGGTGCCGGTATTGCCGCAGTGTTCAGCGCTCCCATCGGTGGATTCATCTACGCGATCGAGGAGCTGCTCCACTCCGCCAGGCCCGTGGTGCTGCTGCTGGTGATCATCACCACCTTCTCGGCCGACACGCTGGCGGATGTGCTCGGCTTTCTCGGCCTCAACCCCGGGGGCGGCGGGCTCAACAGCACCATCGGGTTTCAACTGGAACGGGAGTACACACCCCTGGTGCGCTTCCTGCCGGTGGATCTGCTGTATCTGGTTGGTTTAGGTGTGGTGATCGGTGTGCTGGCGGAGCTCTACACCCGCTACGTGCTCACCATGCAGAGGCAGGGCAGCCGTTGGTTCGGAGACCGACTGATCCTGCGCATGACTGTGAGCGGGCTCGTGCTGGGCTGCGTCTATGCGGCCCTGCCGGATGCCTTCCATAACCCCAGTGAACTGAAGCACCTGATAGGAGCCGGGAAAGCCGACATCAGCCTGGCCCTCGCCAGTTTTGTGGTGCTCTTCTTCAGCACTGGCCTAGCAGCGGGCTCGGGAGCACCAGGGGGGCTGTTCATGCCGATGCTGACGCTCGGAGGGGCGATTGGCCTGGCCGGTGGATTTGGCGTGGAGGCCCTCACCGGCCATGTGCCCACCACCTATGTGTTCGCGGGCATGGGCGCCTTTGTCGCCGGCTGTTCCCGCACGCCGATCTCGGCGATGTTCCTGGCCTTTGCCCTCACCAAGGATCTGCTGATCCTCAAACCGATCCTGGTGGCCTGCCTCACCAGCTTCGTGATCGCCCGACTGTTCCATCCCCACTCGATCTACGAACGTCAGATGGGCATGGAACTCGATGCTGAAGATCGGATGGCGATGAAGCTCAACCACTACAGACGTCCGTTCACGCCGCCAACCCCGCCATCAGGCCCAACAGGAGACCCCAGCTGA
- a CDS encoding radical SAM protein — MLAFPSTYSVGITSLGYQIVWATLAQRSDVDVRRLFTDQGDAMPRHIDLFGLSLSWELDGPVLPELLQNQRIPVWALERGDEDPIVFGGGPVLTANPEPLAPFFDAVLLGDGELLLPAFIDALQNCREAPRAQRLRQLAQVPGVYVPSLYAPQYNPNGELIGVEPIDPAVPAQVEKQTWRGNTLSHSTVVTPEAAWPDIHMVEVVRSCPELCRFCLASYLTLPFRTPSLDNGLIPAVEKGLKATKRLGLLGASVTQHPQFADLLHWLDQDRFDGTRVSVSSVRAATVTPELGRILAKRGSRSLTIAIESGSERMREVVNKKLTTEAIHEAACHAKQGGLTGLKLYGMVGLPTESDDDVEATADLLLALKKGTAGLRFTLGVSTFVPKAQTPFQWEGVRPEAEKRLKRLAKRLKPKGIEFRPESYGWSVIQALLSRSDRRLAPVIAAVGEGRESMGGWKKTYRAALNGEIEPMPGPTLPPPPPWSTVIHEPWDASRTLPWTHLRGPLAPAMLRDHHDQALAVASAQTPD; from the coding sequence GTGCTGGCCTTTCCCAGCACCTATTCGGTGGGGATCACCAGCCTCGGCTATCAGATCGTCTGGGCGACGCTTGCGCAGCGGTCGGATGTGGACGTGCGCCGGCTGTTCACCGATCAGGGCGATGCGATGCCACGCCACATCGATCTGTTCGGGCTCTCCCTGAGCTGGGAACTGGATGGACCGGTACTGCCGGAGCTGCTGCAGAACCAGCGGATTCCGGTTTGGGCTCTGGAGCGGGGGGATGAGGACCCGATCGTGTTCGGCGGCGGACCGGTGCTGACGGCCAACCCCGAGCCCCTGGCACCGTTTTTTGATGCCGTGCTGCTCGGGGACGGTGAACTGCTGCTGCCCGCCTTCATCGATGCGCTGCAGAACTGCCGAGAGGCACCGCGAGCGCAGCGGCTGCGACAGCTGGCTCAGGTGCCGGGGGTGTACGTGCCGTCGCTCTATGCCCCGCAGTACAACCCAAACGGGGAGCTGATTGGCGTGGAACCGATCGATCCAGCGGTTCCAGCCCAGGTGGAAAAACAGACCTGGCGCGGCAACACCCTCAGTCACTCAACGGTGGTCACCCCCGAGGCCGCCTGGCCCGACATCCACATGGTGGAGGTGGTGCGCAGTTGTCCTGAACTGTGCCGGTTCTGTCTGGCCAGCTACCTGACGCTGCCCTTCCGGACACCGTCGTTGGATAACGGCCTGATCCCGGCTGTGGAAAAAGGCCTGAAAGCCACCAAGCGCCTCGGCCTGCTGGGGGCCTCCGTCACCCAGCATCCCCAGTTCGCCGATCTCCTGCACTGGCTGGATCAGGATCGTTTCGATGGGACCCGCGTCAGCGTCAGCTCGGTGAGGGCCGCCACTGTGACCCCTGAGTTGGGTCGGATCCTGGCCAAACGGGGCAGCCGCTCGCTCACCATTGCCATCGAAAGCGGCAGTGAGCGGATGCGCGAAGTGGTGAACAAGAAACTCACCACGGAAGCCATCCATGAAGCGGCTTGCCATGCCAAACAAGGCGGCCTCACGGGTCTCAAGCTCTACGGGATGGTGGGCCTGCCGACGGAATCGGATGACGACGTGGAGGCAACGGCGGATCTGCTCCTGGCGCTCAAGAAAGGAACCGCTGGACTGCGCTTCACCCTCGGGGTAAGCACCTTTGTGCCCAAAGCCCAGACCCCCTTCCAGTGGGAGGGCGTCCGACCGGAAGCCGAGAAGCGCCTCAAACGTCTAGCCAAACGGTTGAAACCGAAGGGAATCGAGTTCCGCCCAGAGAGCTATGGGTGGAGCGTGATTCAGGCCCTGCTTTCCCGCAGCGACCGTCGCCTGGCGCCGGTGATCGCAGCTGTTGGCGAGGGACGCGAAAGCATGGGGGGCTGGAAGAAGACCTACCGAGCTGCCCTCAACGGTGAAATCGAGCCAATGCCAGGGCCAACTCTGCCGCCTCCGCCGCCCTGGAGCACGGTGATCCACGAGCCATGGGACGCTTCACGGACCCTCCCTTGGACCCACCTCAGGGGGCCCCTGGCTCCGGCGATGCTGCGGGACCATCACGATCAGGCCTTGGCTGTTGCGTCTGCCCAAACTCCTGATTAA